Proteins encoded within one genomic window of Aspergillus nidulans FGSC A4 chromosome VII:
- a CDS encoding GNAT family N-acetyltransferase (transcript_id=CADANIAT00008485) yields MTITIRPAVPSDAPTLAAINIDAFAGQGFVSNAFPNLGYEVVYQLKTNRYLQKIAQPRVHVLAAVDEDSGAIVGCARWSFPGPVAATRTGDRDQGQDNDKLASNVEAESASMPLPEGTNRAVYDGFFQTLKEKGKKHLRDDDIVLDFLATRPDYQGKGVGTALLRWGIEQAHHQQRRIYLEATTEGYPVYVKCGWRALETVEIDYARWGGEGNQELTLMVRDPSLPE; encoded by the exons ATGACAATCACTATCCGCCCCGCCGTCCCCTCAGACGCGCCGACCCTGGCGGCCATCAATATCGACGCATTTGCCGGCCAAGGGTTCGTCTCCAACGCCTTCCCCAACCTCGGCTACGAGGTCGTTTACCAGCTCAAGACGAATCGGTACCTGCAGAAGATCGCACAGCCACGGGTCCATGTCCTGGCCGCGGTGGATGAAGACTCTGGTGCCATTGTTGGATGTGCACGGTGGTCGTTTCCAGGGCCTGTGGCCGCTACCAGGACCGGTGACAGAGACCAGGGCCAGGACAACGACAAGCTCGCCAGTAACGTGGAGGCAGAATCGGCGTCCATGCCATTACCAGAGGGGACGAACCGGGCGGTTTACGATGGATTCTTCCAGACActgaaagaaaagggaaagaagcatCTGCGGGATGATGATATCG TTCTGGATTTCCTCGCCACCCGGCCTGATTACCAAGGGAAGGGCGTCGGAACGGCCCTTCTCCGCTGGGGGATCGAGCAGGCCCATCATCAGCAGAGACGGATCTACCTCGAGGCCACCACCGAGGGATACCCGGTGTATGTGAAGTGCGGGTGGCGCGCCTTGGAGACGGTCGAGATAGACTATGCGCGGTGGGGCGGGGAGGGGAACCAGgagctgacgctgatggTGCGCGATCCTTCCTTGCCTGAGTGA
- a CDS encoding GNAT family N-acetyltransferase (transcript_id=CADANIAT00008486) has product MDIQILPLSRSDIAQAVECIQTVFADDPFFQYMFDQNTYNIARNAASLSAHFLHGLAIHAPIYVAKATAKAAASDRASDRIVGVCWWHPPTPAGVPAPLAHRTQDLLLSVRQLLFNIRYRGRGGLRLDRYRQWKALQAQKHRRIWTDPRGYYFCNVIAVRAEMRGLGLGRRLVEVVTERADEEGMPCYLESSKGMPNLAIYQKLGFEGVGEIECVDGNGKEACTVSLSPLRLSH; this is encoded by the exons ATGGACATCCAGATCCTCCCGCTCTCACGTTCAGATATCGCACAGGCTGTAGAATGCATCCAGACCGTCTTTGCCGATGATCCTTTCTTCCAGTACATGTTTGACCAGAACACC TATAACATCGCCCGCAATGCAGCCTCCCTCTCGGCACACTTCCTGCACGGACTAGCTATCCACGCCCCCATCTACGTCGCCAAAGCAACAGCCaaagcagcagcctcagaTCGAGCCTCAGATCGGATCGTCGGGGTCTGCTGGTGGCATCCGCCCACGCCCGCGGGCGTCCCCGCGCCCCTGGCCCATCGCACCCAGGATCTCTTACTCTCAGTGCGCCAGCTCCTTTTCAATATCCGGTaccgcggccgcggcgggCTTCGACTAGACCGCTACCGGCAGTGGAAAGCTCTGCAGGCACAGAAACATCGCAGGATCTGGACCGATCCACGCGGCTACTACTTTTGCAATGTGATCGCCGTCCGCGCCGAAATGCGTGGACTTGGTCTCGGCCGGCGGTTGGTCGAGGTCGTCACTGAGAGAGCAGACGAGGAGGGAATGCCCTGTTACTTGGAGAGCTCGAAGGGGATGCCGAACCTGGCGATCTATCAGAAACTCGGGTTTGAGGGGGTCGGGGAAATTGAGTGTGTGGATGGGAATGGGAAGGAAGCATGTACAGTGAGTCTCTCCCCTCTACGCCTTTCTCATTGA
- a CDS encoding hydrophobin family protein (transcript_id=CADANIAT00008487) has translation MKFIGLATLSLFALASADKFPVPDSITVAEGSSKCGDQAQLSCCNDVKYGGDTTVVQKGIAAGLLSDLLGAGSAAEGLGAFSGCSKLDISLLIGIEDILNQKCKQNIACCAKSGGSADGDLVGATLPCIALGSIL, from the exons ATGAAGTTCATCGGCCTTGccaccctctccctctttgCGCTCGCCAGCGCCGACAAGTTCCCCGTCCCCGACAGCATCACCGTCGCCGAAGGAAGCTCTAAGTGTGGTGACCAAGCCCAGCTGTCCTGCTGCAACGACGTCAAGTACGGCGGAGACACTACCGTTGTACAAAAGGGTATCGCCGCTGGGCTGCTGAGTGACCTGCTCGGTGCCGGCTCTGCCGCCGAAGGCCTCGGTGCTTTCAGCGGTTGCTCGAAGCTTGATATCTCTC TACTTATCGGCATCGAAGATATCCTGAACCAGAAGTGCAAGCAGAACATTGCTTGCTGTGCGAAGAGTGGCGGCAGTGCG GACGGCGACCTCGTGGGCGCTACGCTCCCCTGCATTGCCCTTGGCTCCATTCTGTAA
- a CDS encoding uncharacterized protein (transcript_id=CADANIAT00008488) produces MKQTLKEHGSLYALHSATATPYRCLLDDASIVIRWRNLPVCGGGNERKYGAMGVRFLVSRDGHLRPVQYTAGCAVIPVTPIEEARCPQSEGASDAISRRRTWSLAGSGCTICKVVAQVR; encoded by the exons ATGAAGCAGACCTTGAAAGAGCATGGAAGTCTCTACGCACTGCACTCGGCGACGGCCACGCCCTACAGGTGCCTCCTTGATGATGCAAGCATTGTTATCAGGTGGCGCAATCTACCCGTTTGTGGCGGCGGAAACGAGCGCAAGTATGGAGCCATGGGGGTTCGGTTCCTCGTTTCGAGGGACGGCCATTT ACGTCCCGTCCAGTATACTGCCGGTTGTGCTGTGATTCCCGTGACACCCATAGAGGAAGCCAGATGCCCGCAATCTGAAGGCGCTTCGGACGCCATATCACGGCGCCGGACATGGAGTCTAGCCGGCAGTGGATGTACGATCTGCAAGGTCGTGGCTCAGGTTCGCTGA
- a CDS encoding putative ammonium permease acpB (transcript_id=CADANIAT00008489), whose translation MASTETSEKYDLKNTITNADTPSPPSEQQLAPESSHLDYATSGGLSHMLTAESRLPAFGGAFQPGLYRPPKKIANPAPLGLCAFGLSAFLLGAVQMKVLNITVPSILVAPAFAYGGLVQLLAGMWEMAIGNTFGATVLSSYGGFWISVGIIFTPGGFNIMGSLIEASGGNTDMFNDCLGLFLLAWFIFTVIMTLCTFKSTLAFCSLFIFADIALLLLGVAFIHRDAEGMPNESLCKAGGFFAILCAFLCWYNAFAGLAEPSNSYFVPPVVHFPWSEQGRKSRRPAPVECTESV comes from the exons ATGGCATCCACCGAAACGTCAGAGAAATATGATCTCAAGAACACCATTACCAACGCAGATACCCCTTCGCCTCCGTCCGAACAGCAACTGGCGCCTGAAAGCTCGCATCTCGACTATGCCACCTCAGGAGGCCTCTCGCACATGCTCACCGCAGAGAGCCGCCTTCCTGCCTTTGGAGGTGCATTCCAGCCGGGTCTATATCGTCCGCCAAAGAAGATCGCCAATCCTGCCCCTCTTGGCCTATGTGCATTTGGCCTCAGCGCGTTCCTCTTAGGAGCAGTCCAGATGAAGGTCCTGAACATCACTGTACCTAGCATTCTCGTTGCCCCTGCCTTTGCATACGGAGGCCTAGTCCAGCTACTGGCTGGCATGTG GGAAATGGCCATTGGGAACACGTTCGGAGCTACTGTGCTCTCCTCATACGGCGGTTTCTGGATCTCAGTTGGAATCATTTTCACCCCCGGCGGCTTCAACATCATGGGAAGCCTGATAGAGGCAAGCGGCGGTAATACCGACATGTTCAACGACTGTCTGGGCCTATTCTTACTG GCATGGTTTATCTTCACTGTCATCATGACATTGTGTACATTCAAGTCCACTCTGGCCTTCTGCTCCCTATTCATATTCGCCGATATCGCCTTGCTCCTCCTAGGAGTTGCGTTCATCCACAGAGACGCTGAGGGTATGCCGAATGAATCCCTTTGCAAGGCCGGTGGATTTTTTGCAATCCTATGCGCGTTTTTGTGCTGGTACAACGCATTCGCCGGTCTTGCGGAACCGAGCAATAGCTATTTCGTGCCTCCTGTTGTGCATTTCCCGTGGTCAGAGCAAGGACGAAAGTCTCGTCGTCCTGCGCCTGTTGAATGCACCGAGTCGGTATAG
- a CDS encoding uncharacterized protein (transcript_id=CADANIAT00008490): protein MMMSDLECVASGPPKDLGMGTGVGETRFVWREKNDFQKESGADTNHRPDPVGCTQ from the exons ATGATGATGTCGGACCTTGAGTGTGTTGCTAGCGGCCCCCCTAAG GATTTAGGTATGGGAACGGGGGTGGGGGAGACGAGGTTTGTGTGGAGAGAGAAAAACGATTTCCAG AAAGAAAGTGGCGCTGACACGAACCACAGGCCTGATCCTGTTGGATGTACACAATAA
- a CDS encoding uncharacterized protein (transcript_id=CADANIAT00008491) yields the protein MPQTKPYIPTYVLGVGMTQFLKPRRIREYPELGYEAGIKAMQDAKITYDDVEAGIACYCYGDTTSGQRIFYQFGQTSIPIYNTNNACATGSAGLHLARTMVKNGGADCVLVIGFEQMRPGSIKSVWDDRPSSVGPSTALMEKTHGKHNSPRNAQYFANAGVEYMKKVHANTSRYGAKPEDFAEIARVSHEHSQRNPYSQFRTAYTLQEIMDSTMIQPPLTKLQCSPTSDGAAAAVVVSQAFLDARPHLKSQAILIAGQQLLTDDPSVYSGSAIDLVGWGMTKRAVTQAMAEAGITPKDVTVCELHDCFSANELILLDCLGFSEPGKAHELVRRGDITYGGKGPVINPSGGLISKGHPLGATGLAQCAELTWQLRGWANNRLVENTSVALQHNLGLGGAVVVTVYKRADGGTNRRLSDEEVASASGVGHNPATEARVIRPADAERVRSRVKSDYPLEDTVKKLTARI from the exons ATGCCGCAAACCAAGCCCTACATCCCGACCTACGTCCTAGGCGTAGGGATGACGCAGTTTCTCAAGCCTCGCCGCATCAGGGAATACCCAGAACTCGGCTACGAAGCAGGCATAAAGGCAATGCAAGATGCCAAAATCACTTACGACGATGTCGAAGCCGGCATTGCTTGCTACTGCTACGGGGATACCACCAGCGGCCAACGTATATTCTACCAGTTCGGGCAGACCTCGATCCCCATCTACAACACCAACAATGCCTGCGCAACGGGCTCCGCGGGTCTGCACCTGGCACGGACAATGGTAAAAAATGGAGGCGCAGACTGCGTTCTTGTCATTGGGTTTGAGCAGATGCGTCCCGGGTCGATCAAGAGCGTTTGGGATGACAGGCCGAGTTCGGTTGGCCCATCGACGGCACTGATGGAAAAGACGCACGGGAAGCACAACAGTCCTAGGAATGCGCAATATTTTGCGAACGCCGGTGTGGAGTACATGAAAAA GGTACACGCTAATACAAGCAGATATGGTGCCAAACCCGAGGACTTCGCGGAGATAGCTCGGGTTTCACACGAGCACTCTCAGCGCAACCCATACTCACAGTTCCGAACGGCCTACACCCTTCAAGAGATCATGGATTCAACAATGATTCAGCCGCCCTTAACAAAGCTTCAATGCAGCCCTACCAGCGACGGCGCCGCGGCCGCCGTGGTGGTATCACAAGCCTTCCTGGATGCCCGGCCGCATCTGAAATCCCAAGCCATCCTCATCGCAGGCCAACAACTCCTCACCGACGACCCGTCTGTCTACTCAGGGAGCGCAATTGACTTAGTAGGCTGGGGCATGACCAAGCGCGCAGTCACGCAAGCCATGGCCGAAGCAGGCATCACGCCAAAGGACGTCACCGTATGCGAACTCCACGACTGTTTCTCTGCAAACGAGCTTATCCTGCTGGATTGCCTTGGTTTCTCAGAACCAGGTAAAGCCCATGAGCTTGTTCGCCGCGGCGATATCACCTACGGCGGCAAGGGCCCGGTAATCAACCCCTCCGGCGGACTGATCTCAAAGGGCCATCCACTTGGAGCAACAGGACTAGCGCAGTGTGCTGAGCTAACCTGGCAGCTCCGCGGATGGGCCAATAACCGGCTTGTTGAGAATACTTCAGTGGCACTGCAGCATAATTTGGGTTTGGGGGGTGCAGTTGTGGTTACAGTCTACAAGCGGGCTGATGGGGGCACGAACAGGAGGCTTTCTGACGAGGAGgttgcttctgcttcagggGTTGGGCATAATCCTGCGACGGAGGCGCGTGTTATTAGGCCCGCCGATGCAGAGAGGGTGAGAAGTCGGGTGAAGTCCGACTATCCATTGGAGGATACGGTAAAGAAGCTTACTGCGAGGATTTAG
- a CDS encoding putative NmrA-like family protein (transcript_id=CADANIAT00008492), which produces MTLKYLITGATGGLGKQVLNYFVDHVPASEFAAASSRASNRARFEDRGIAFRHVDYDDEESLDSGLRDVENLLFVSSNTFDNERRDKQHRRLIDAAKRVGVKHVWYTSLAFGGFSDDSRAAVQQAHLITERILKESGLTYTSIREGVYAEAFPVFINWYPDSTTVTLPADGEIAYTRRAELGEATARIMLQGSYENQIVLFTAEETITSKEIVDIINETTKRQVKLEIVSPQEYIRINSANDQGGKPKAFFEMVLTWWEDIAKGELRTTHPLMREILGRPPTKPQDALRALLTENPDYTWHQNYAK; this is translated from the exons ATGACACTTAAGTATCTCATCACCGGCGCAACAGGAGGCCTTGGGAAGCAGGTGCTCAATTACTTTGTGGACCATGTCCCTGCCTCCGAATTTGCTGCAgcatcatccagagcttcgaACAGGGCACGTTTTGAAGACCGTGGTATTGCTTTTCGCCATGTGGACTACGACGATGAAGAGTCCCTTGATTCTGGGCTACGCGACGTTGAGAACCTACTGTTTGTTAGCTCAAATACGTTTGATAACGAGAGACGGGACAAACAGCATCGAAGACTCATCGATGCCGCTAAGAGAGTAGGAGTAAAACAT GTATGGTATACATCGCTCGCCTTCGGTGGCTTCTCAGACGATTCCAGGGCCGCTGTCCAGCAAGCTCACCTAATCACGGAAAGGATTCTGAAAGA ATCCGGCCTCACCTACACTTCTATCCGAGAAGGCGTATATGCCGAAGCTTTCCCCGTGTTTATCAACTGGTACCCTGATAGCACGACCGTTACCCTTCCCGCAGATGGGGAAATAGCATACACTCGACGTGCGGAGCTGGGCGAAGCAACTGCCCGCATTATGTTGCAAGGGAGCTATGAGAACCAAATTGTGCTGTTTACAGCTGAGGAGACAATCACGTCCAAGGAAATTGTTGATATCATCAACGAGACCACAAAGCGACAAGTGAAACTCGAGATCGTCTCCCCTCAGGAATATATCCGAATCAACAGCGCGAACGATCAGGGGGGAAAGCCGAAGGCATTCTTTGAAATGGTCCTGACGTGGTGGGAGGACATTGCGAAAGGGGAGCTACGCACGACACACCCGCTTATGCGTGAAATCCTTGGGAGGCCGCCCACGAAGCCTCAAGATGCTTTAAGAGCGTTGTTGACGGAAAACCCGGATTATACCTGGCACCAGAACTACGCGAAATAG
- a CDS encoding uncharacterized protein (transcript_id=CADANIAT00008493) produces MIASSSKLRVLDTTEVAQADESSDARQRKRRANLYDAVAGRVNSHGFIPAKPYASTYRDTASSSSRSLPPEEVLFRRKGMPIRYEETDRYFAHESLPPDRPLPSSELLESIHSYTADFYDQAVSVNGRINHYSMNGKSLLFMGVLLEELAKESLGDTGDLALVEGDDMPTDDEPVEKFGRRKRRKRASSLSSMYASSGEDLDSVVKRKKRHKKRRLARQTSATDIDTEAEDKQ; encoded by the exons ATGATCGCGTCTTCTAGCAAGTTGCGCGTATTGGATACAACGGAAGTTGCACAAGCTGATGAATCCTCGGACGCAAGACAACGGAAACGAAGAGCAAATCTCTACGATGCTGTCGCAG GCCGTGTGAACTCGCATGGGTTTATCCCCGCGAAACCTTACGCCTCCACATATCGTGACACAGCGTCGTCCAGTAGCCGTTCTCTCCCGCCAGAAGAGGTCCTTTTTCGCCGAAAGGGCATGCCCATTCGCTATGAGGAAACAGATCGGTATTTCGCCCACGAGTCTCTTCCGCCTGACCGTCCGCTCCCTAGCTCTGAGCTGTTGGAGTCCATCCACTCTTACACGGCCGACTTTTACGATCAAGCAGTCAGCGTAAACGGGCGCATAAACCACTACAGCATGAACGGGAAGTCTTTGTTGTTTATGGGTGTActtctggaggagctggcaaAGGAATCGCTGGGTGACACTGGCGATTTGGCACTGGTCGAGGGAGACGATATGCCGACGGATGACGAGCCAGTCGAGAAATTCGGAAGGAGGAAGCGACGCAAGCGAGCCAGCAGTCTCAGCAGCATGTATGCCAGTTCcggagaggatcttgatAGCGTggtgaaaaggaagaagcgTCATAAGAAGCGCAGGTTGGCGCGCCAGACATCTGCGACGGACATTGACACAGAGGCCGAAGATAAACAGTGA
- a CDS encoding putative GAJ protein (transcript_id=CADANIAT00008494), protein MPPKLSKSAKQGLIVSHLRSTRTCHTLKDLEKMLPSVASINSIQVKDYIKELTDEGRIRVEKIGSGNWYWCFGGDEVKERERQLVQLRKEVERVQASCKRAEADSAVRKEQRDKEFGQGGEEEWNELMERKKALEEERNRLLTEWATISTTGEGKSVGQMKDEMEESRQRAQMWTDNIYLLEEYVRKLTGGDRDLMQAVQRECYGDEYVEGEGLRELDWST, encoded by the exons atg CCACCAAAGCTCTCCAAGAGTGCCAAGCAAGGCTTGATTGTCTCACATCTCCGCTCCACACGGACCTGCCATACGCTCAAAGACCTCGAGAAGATGCTCCCCTCGGTAGCCTCGATCAACAGCATTCAGGTTAAAGATTACATCAAAGAACTCACCGACGAGGGCAGGATTCGCGTGGAGAAGATTGGAAGCGGCAATTGGTACTGGTGTTTCGGTGGGGATGAGGTGAAGGAGCGCGAAAGGCAGTTGGTTCAACTTCGGAAGGAAGTGGAGCGGGTCCAGGCGAGTTGTAAGCGAGCCGAAGCGGATTCGGCCGTGCGCAAGGAGCAAAGAGACAAAGAGTTTGGGCagggtggtgaagaggagtGGAATGAGTTAATGGAACGGAAGAAGGCcctggaagaggaaaggaatCGTTTGCTGACCGAGTGGGCGACCATTTCTACAACTGGTGAAGGCAAAAGCGTTGGGCAGATGAAggacgagatggaggagTCACGCCAACGGGCGCAGATGTGGACGGACAACATCTACTTGCTGGAAGAGTATGTCCGGAAGCTGACTGGCGGAGATCGCGACTTGATGCAGGCGGTGCAGAGGGAATGTTACGGGGACGAGTACGTGGAGGGGGAAGGACTGCGGGAATTGGACTGGTCTACGTGA
- the rim8 gene encoding protein palF (transcript_id=CADANIAT00008495), giving the protein MVRATCSCVMSVNPLSAQTSASPLSRNRSSLLSKFRTQLGQRNRAITDFYIEPDDPWRSYFPGDVIKGTVSLTVVRPVRITHLVISLHGIVKVFKNNVPAGETPPDVGSLGPGRGRRGAEYLGNGVATLFEDEVVLCGEGRLKEGIYKFRFEMSFPPYPLPSSISFERGTISYMLTSTLTKPTTMNPTLSCRRRINLLENIDIAAFPAPKPRVVTLEPISKRSKPKGKTKAAGFDAPDTASLEPSASGGITVPEHRPPLSPAPSNVSSSSRLSNSSQSFQIVTDPGSTASSGVRNSEARSNTPSVTDGIITAKAEVLRAGVLPGDTLPIKITINHTKQVRSAHGIIITLYRSGRIDLHPAIPMGSTANGKKPIYEDYYPRSRTGLGGLTLGTSRASSVFRKDLSQTFAPLIVDPTTLTADIKTSIRIPEDAFPTITRTPGSMINFRYYVEVVVDLRGKLTSPERFLPRFNLVSSGRNFSSNGKIVHPADTNGSAITANWGDNILDTDQIRREKGVVAVIFEVVIGTQDTQRRKSEARRMSSTAEEAEFQQPVENSVDGDYAGHDYQGSMAGPEPGYAPLENTAYGPDQIRWPDYPEQSEHEHYPFQPGTLPSPQPDEPMDEKARLRRAEQTLLPSQPPCDPEAGPSSAVEAAMPTAPVLPEDDHLNDYHHLPSTTVNGMTGMAPALMSAESVQTVIAGSSSAPLTSPSRPSEEDKQELERQRLMMEASAPGDPDARHNDRADDGPSAPIFHDDDDDQQLVGGAANGDELLPRYQR; this is encoded by the exons ATGGTTAGGGCGACGTGTTCATGTGTCATGTCCGTCAATCCTCTCTCCGCCCAAACCTCTGCTTCGCCGCTCAGTCGGAATCGGTCCTCTCTTCTGTCCAAATTCCGGACGCAGCTCGGTCAGCGCAATCGCGCTATAACTGATTTCTATATTGAGCCCGATGACCCTTGGCGTTCCTATTTTCCCGGCGATGTTATAAAAGGGACGGTGTCTCTCACGGTCGTTCGGCCTGTTCGCATAACACATTTGGTTATCTCTTTGCACGGCATTGTCAAAGtcttcaagaacaatgtTCCAGCTGGTGAAACTCCCCCGGATGTGGGGTCCTTGGGTCCTGGGCGCGGGCGCCGAGGCGCTGAGTATTTGGGTAACGGCGTCGCAACATTgtttgaagatgaggtggTACTTTGTGGGGAAGGTCGTCTCAAGGAAGGGATTTACAAGTTTCGTTTTGAGATGTCCTTTCCACCATACCCATTACCTAGCAGCATCAGC TTCGAGAGGGGCACCATTTCTTACATGCTTACGTCCACCTTGACCAAACCTACAACTATGAACCCGACATTATCATGCCGAAGACGCATAAACTTACTGGAAAACATTGATATTGCGGCCTTTCCGGCGCCCAAGCCTCGAGTGGTAACTCTTGAACCTATTTCCAAGCGCTCGAAGCCGAAAGGAAAGACCAAGGCGGCAGGATTCGATGCTCCTGACACGGCCTCATTAGAGCCATCGGCAAGTGGAGGAATCACTGTCCCAGAGCATCGCCCTCCGCTCAGTCCGGCACCTAGCAATGTTAGCTCGTCTAGTcgcctcagcaacagcagccagAGTTTTCAGATCGTGACGGATCCAGGGTCGACCGCTAGTAGCGGTGTTCGCAATAGCGAAGCCCGGAGCAACACGCCTTCTGTGACCGATGGAATAATCACCGCCAAGGCTGAAGTTCTGCGCGCTGGCGTGCTACCCGGTGACACATTGCCCATAAAGATAACCATTAACCACACAAAACAAGTGCGCAGCGCGCATGGGATCATCATAACTCTCTATCGATCCGGCCGTATCGACCTTCACCCTGCTATCCCGATGGGATCTACCGCGAATGGAAAGAAGCCAATCTACGAAGACTATTATCCCCGTTCTAGAACTGGCCTGGGGGGTCTTACCCTTGGTACTTCCCGTGCCAGCAGCGTATTTCGGAAAGATCTGTCACAGACCTTTGCGCCTCTCATTGTGGATCCGACGACTTTGACAGCTGATATCAAGACTTCAATCCGCATACCTGAAGATGCTTTCCCGACAATTACCCGCACACCAGGTAGCATGATCAACTTCCGTTATTATGTTGAAGTGGTTGTCGATCTGCGCGGCAAGCTGACTTCTCCGGAGCGTTTTCTTCCGCGGTTTAACCTAGTTTCTTCAGGGCGCAACTTCTCCTCAAATGGGAAGATTGTGCACCCTGCCGATACGAATGGAAGCGCGATCACAGCCAACTGGGGTGACAACATTCTAGACACGGATCAAATACGTCGTGAAAAGGGAGTTGTTGCTGTGATTTTCGAGGTGGTCATTGGGACCCAAGATACACAGAGGCGCAAGAGTGAAGCCCGGCGCATGTCATCTACGGCGGAGGAAGCAGAGTTCCAGCAGCCCGTAGAAAACTCCGTTGATGGAGATTACGCTGGCCACGACTACCAGGGCAGCATGGCGGGCCCAGAGCCCGGCTATGCTCCGCTAGAGAACACTGCATATGGACCTGATCAAATTCGTTGGCCAGATTATCCAGAGCAGTCGGAGCATGAGCATTATCCTTTCCAGCCGGGGACGCTTCCCAGTCCTCAGCCGGATGAGCCTATGGACGAAAAGGCACGATTACGGCGTGCTGAACAGACGCTCTTGCCTAGTCAACCTCCGTGCGACCCGGAGGCCGGGCCCTCATCAGCGGTGGAAGCTGCAATGCCTACCGCTCCTGTGCTCCCTGAAGATGACCACTTGAACGATTATCACCACCTTCCGTCAACAACTGTGAATGGTATGACTGGAATGGCGCCAGCACTCATGTCAGCGGAGTCTGTGCAAACAGTCATTGCAGGAAGCAGTTCCGCACCTCTCACTAGTCCCTCAAGACCcagtgaagaggataaaCAGGAGTTGGAGCGCCAGCGGTTAATGATGGAAGCCAGTGCGCCAGGTGACCCGGATGCACGTCATAACGACCGCGCGGATGATGGGCCTAGTGCGCCCATTTTccatgacgatgacgatgatcagcagctAGTTGGAGGGGCTGCAAATGGGGACGAGCTATTACCGCGGTATCAACGTTGA
- a CDS encoding protein shrA (transcript_id=CADANIAT00008496): MTLRYGSFATFLIVCPTSFFLGIIFSLFPYDYPILWSTSPTDSTAYDSLETHLRLLHASPPLIPRILHIVIFLGLAGLIMKLWKPSESNMLFDGASLVLYACGITVYVANIVKGLRLASGGVYGAELANAPDEVGQILGREDSLKVLSASNTILALVLVGVLVLQAGQWYAERKDAQEDESFAAVKGEGKGKGATKKKAN, translated from the exons ATGACACTCCGCTATGGGTCCTTCGCCACTTTCCTGATAGTATGCC CAACAAGCTTCTTCCTTGGCATaatcttctccctctttcctTACGACTATCCAATTCTCTGGTCTACCTCGCCTACCGATTCGACCGCCTATGACTCCCTCGAAACGCACTTGCGCCTCCTCCACGCCTCTCCCCCTCTAATCCCACGGATCCTGCACATCGTCATTTTCTTGGGTTTAGCAGGCTTGATTATGAAACTATGGAAACCTTCCGAGTCAAACATGCTCTTTGATGGCGCGTCGCTTGTGCTCTACGCGTGCGGGATCACGGTGTATGTTGCCAACATCGTTAAGGGGCTCAGACTTGCCAGTGGGGGTGTTTATGGGGCCGAACTGGCCAATGCTCCAGATGAGGTGGGACAGATTCTTGGACGAGAGGATAGCTTGAAGGTGCTCAGTGCGAGTAACACCATTTTGGCGCTGGTTTTGGTAGGTGTTTTGGTATTGCAGGCGGGTCAATGGTATGCGGAGCGAAAGGATGCGCAGGAGGATGAGTCATTTGCGGCCgtgaagggggagggaaagggaaagggTGCGACTAAGAAGAAAGCGAACTAA